The Agromyces mariniharenae sequence GTACTCGGGTTCGCCGCGCTCCTCGGCTGAGCGGGGAGTGGGCCGGGACGCTCCGGTTGCTGGGAAATCCCCTGACGCGTTCGGGGTTCCGTCGCGGACGGGTTCCGTGGAAACGCCTGATGAAGGTGACTATCGGATTGCATTGCCACAGTTCGGGCGTCTGCACAATGCCGACATGACGGCTTCAGGTGCGCGGTTCGACTCTGCTAAGAAAGGAACACCCCTGCCCTGCCAGTGATTGGAACTCACCGATGAACGCCAACCGTGACGAGCAGTCCGACAACCAGGCGCGAAGCGACTACGACGCGGTCGGCGGCCGTCCGGCGGTCGCCGCGGTGGTCGACCGGTTCTACGTCCTCATCCTCGACGACGACCGACTCCGCGGGTACTTCGACGGCGTCGAGATGGACCGACTCAAGCGGCACCAGACGGCACTCGTGTCCCAGGTGATGGGCGGACCGGTCGAGTACTCCGGCCGTCAGCTGCGTACCGTCCACCAGGGCAAGGGCATCTCGACCGATGCCTTCGCCGCCGTCGCGGGTCACCTCGTGACCGCGCTCACCGAGGCCGGGGTCGAGCCCGCGATCATCGACCGCACGGTGACGGCGGTCGCCGGCACGGCACCCGACATCATCGAGAACGACACGGCGGCCGGGTGACGCGGTGGACACCGCTGCGCTGAAGCGGACATGGGCGGCGGCCGAGAGCCTCGGCGATGAGGTGCCGCTGTTCTTCTACTCGCACCTGTTCCTGTCGCACCCCGAGCTGCGGGGCATGTTCCCCGTCTCGATGGCGACGCAGCGCGATCGGCTCGTCGGAGCGCTCGGGCGGATCGTGTCGAGCGTCGACGAACTCGACGAGGTGGTCGGGTTCATCGAGCAGCTGGGCCGCGACCACCGGCGCTTCGAGGTCATCGCGGCCCACTACAACGCCGTCGGCGCCTCGCTGCTCGCCACCCTGAAGCACTTCCTCGGCGACGGGTGGACGGATGAGGTCGCCGCCGACTGGGCCGAGGCCTACGGGCTGATCGCCACGGTCATGGTCAAGGCGGCCGAGGAGTCCGAGTCGACCAGCCCGGCATCCTGGGGCGGTCACGTGACCGCGGTCGATCGGCGCGGGATGGACCTCACGGTCATCCAGGTCCGCCCCGAACCTCAGCTGGCGTTCGAGCCGGGCCAGTCGGTCGCGGTGGAGATCCCGGCCCGGCCGAGGCTGTGGCGCTATCTCAGCCCGGCCAACGCACCGCGTGCCGACGGCAGCGTCGAGTTCCACATCCAGATGGTCCCCGGAGGCCAGGTCAGCAGCAGCATGGTCCGTCACCTCGAGGCCGGCGAGACCATCCGCATCGGCGCCCCCGTGGGTCAGGAGCTGACCCTCGACGAGGACGAGCGTCGGCGCGACCTCATCATGGTGGCGGGCGGCACCGGCCTGGCTCCGCTCCGGTCCCACCTCGAGCGGATCGACCTGGAGTGGCAGGCGACCGGCCAGGCCCCCCAGGTCCACCTGTTCCACGGTGCACGACTGCCATGGAACCTCTACGAGAACCGGCTGCTCAAGAACCTCTCGGCACGCCCCTGGTTCACGTATACGCCCGTGGTCTCCGACGATCCCAGCTATCCCGGCAGGAAGGGCCTCGTCGGCGATGTCGCCGCGGAGGACGGATCGCTGCACGGGCGCCTCGCGCTCGTGTGCGGCTCGCCCGAGATGGTGCGGCACACGGTGTCCCGGCTCCGTGCCGCGGGGATCGCCCCGACCGACGTCCGATTCGAGCAGTTCGCGACGCTCGACGAAGACAGTCATGAACTCCACCACCACACCCATGATCCGGAGCCGGCTCGGCTGCCGGGGAGCGAATAGGGGTACCACGCATGTCGCAGAACGAGACCGACCCCGACACCCTCGCCGACTCGGGCGCCGACTCGGGCAGCGGGCCCGAGCATGACCTGGCCGTCGCGGTGAGCCACCTCCCCGACCCCCATTCGGTCGAGTTCACCATGAAGATCCGCGGCGGCGCCTACGACCGCCTCGAGGTCGACAACTTCATGCGCGACCTCGCGACGGCGATCGCCGAGGTCAAGGCGGCTGCGGCCAGCACCCGGCAGGAGCTCGCCGAACTGCGAGCGCAGAAGACCACCCAGAGTGCGTCCGGTCCCGACTCCGACGACGAGATCACGGCGGGCGCGGTCGGGCTGCTCACCCAGGCCCAGCTCATCGCCGACAAGGCCGTGGCCGACGCCGAGCAGTACGCACGCGACCTCGTGCTGACCGCGCGCAGCCAGTACCGGGAGATCCTGGAGCGCGCCGAGAGCACCGCCAGCCAGGCGGCGACGGCGACCATCCCCGCCGAGCACGTTCCGCCCGTTCCCGAGATCGAGTACGTCCGCACCTACGCGCAGGTCGCGCAGATCCAGCTGCGCTCGGTCCTCGAGGCCCTCACCGAGCAGGTCGACCGCCTCGGCAGCCTGCCGCAGCCGTCGGCCGACGCCGGTGCGGCGCCCGCCGACGCCGACGCCGCCACCGACGAGGACGAGGGTCCCACCGGGGAGCCCGACTGGGCACCATCGGCCTCGGGATCGACCGCCGCCGAGTCGCACTGAGGGGTCCCCTCGTCAATCACTCGACGTGGGGTGTTGCTGCGCGGGCAGGGTGCGGTCGAGGCTCGGCCCGGTGCCCGGTGATCCGTAGCGCAGCGGTGAGGCTGTCACGACCGCGCTCGCGACGAGGGCGAGCACGGTGGCGATCGAGCAGGCACGCACCATGACGGCGGCGGTCCTCCCTTCGAGCCGCCGGCCGGCCGCGGCAACGACTCCGATGCCGGCCAGACCTCCGGCGGTGTTGACGATGACGTCGGTCACGTCGGAGCTCCCGACCGCCAGCACGTACTGCGCGATCTCCAGGCCGAGGCTCGCCGAGGCGAACACGCCCGCGGCCCTCCACCACGACCACGACGGCGCGAGGAGACGGAGGTAGACGCCGAACGGCACGAAGAGCAGGAGGTTCGCGACGACCTCGAGCGGCCGGCTGGCCCCGGTCCCGTCGCCGGGCACGAACGGGACGAGCTTGATCACGCGCCGCCCGTCGTCGCCGACCCAGGGGACCTCGAGCTTCCAGAGCACGAGCCACACGAGCAGGACGAGGTAGACGGCCAACAGCGCGACCAGGACGGTCCTGGTCCTGGATCGCCACCCGGTCACTGCTGCATCCTCGGGTCCTGCGTGGGATCGGCAAACGTCGCGGGGCAGCCGCTGCCGACCGCCTCGGGGCGCAGTTCGTAGTGCCAGGGCTCGTTGTCGTACGTGGGGCACAGGCCGTACGCGGCGCCGAACTCCGAGAGCCACGCCGCATCCGTCGCCCCGAGGTCGACCGCGTCCCCCGAGACGTGCGCGGAGGTGTCGGCCGTGGCGACCCACCTGGCGGCCTCCGCCTCCGAGCCGTAGGTGGAGACCGCCTCGCGGAGCAGCCGGTCCTGGTACTCCGTGGATCGCCACCCGCTGTTGACGAGGAACTCCAGGCCGTCGGCGGAGGCATCCGTCGCCGCGTCGCGCAGCGCCCGGAGCAGCTCGGCGTCGAGGTTGGCGACGCCGGCGTACCGGTCGTCGAAGACCGTCACGCCGTCGGGCAGGACGCCGTCGGCCTCGGTCATCGCGCCGTCGGCCTCGGTCGCTGCGCCGTCGGCCGCCGGGCCGGGGAGATCGCCTCGCGGGATCTCCCCGAAGGAGGTCGCCGACGACGGCGGCGACTGTGCGGCGGATGCCCCGACGACGGCGGCGGTGGCGACGGCCAGGCCGACCGCGAGGAACGCGAGGGTCCGGCGCAGCCGTCGTCGTGCGGTGGTGGATCGACTCATGCGGCCAAGTCAACGCAGCGCGGCGTTGCCAGGCCGTATGCGGTTTTCGATAGGCGGACGATATGCGCCGCCTTCTACCATCGAGGGCATGCGTGTTCTGGTCGTCGAGGATGAGCCGTTCATGGCGGAGGCCATCCGCGACGGGTTGCGCCTCGAGGCGATCGCGGCCGACATCGCCGGTGACGGGGACACCGCCCTGGAGCTGCTGGGCATCAACGCCTACGACATCGCCGTCCTCGACCGCGACATCCCCGGACCATCGGGCGACGAGATCGCCCGCCGCATCGTCGCATCGGGCAGCGGCATGCCGATCCTGATGCTGACCGCCGCCGACCGGCTCGACGACAAGGCGTCGGGGTTCGAGCTCGGCGCCGACGACTACCTCACCAAGCCGTTCGAGCTCCGGGAGCTCGTGCTGCGGCTGCGGGCGCTCGACCGCCGACGGGCGGTCAGCCGACCGCCCGTGCGCGAGATCGCGGGCCTTCGCCTCGATCCGTTCCGCCGCGAGGTCTTCCGCGACGGGCGGTACGTCGCGCTGACGAGGAAGCAGTTCGCCGTGCTCGAGGTGCTCGTCGCCGCCGAGGGGGGCGTCGTCAGTGCCGAGGAACTGCTCGAGCGGGCCTGGGACGAGAACGCCGACCCGTTCACCAACGCCGTGCGCATCACGGTCTCCGCGCTGCGCAAGCGGCTCGGGGAACCGTGGCTGATCGCCACGATGCCCGGCGTCGGCTACCGCATCGACACGGGACCCGCCTCGGCCGGCGAGGGAGGCGGACATGGCTAGGGCGCCGGGGCTGAGCGTCCGGTTCAAGCTCACCCTGAGCTACGCCGGCTTCCTCATGGTCGCGGGCGCCGCGCTGCTCGCGGTCGTGTGGCTGTTCCTCCTGCGCTACGTGCCCCCCGAGGCGATCCAGACCATCGGTGGCTTCGTGCCCGGCCGCGACGACCTCGTGCGCGCGTTCGTGCCGGCGGCGGCCTGGGCGCTGTGCTTCCTGCTCGTGTTCGGACTGCTCGGCGGGTGGCTCCTCGCCGGCCGCATGCTCGCCCCGCTCGCGCGCATCACGTCGGCGACCCGCAGTGCCGCGAGCGGGTCGCTCTCCCACCGGATCGAGCTGGAGGGTCGCCAGGATGAGTTCCACGAGCTCGCCGACAGCTTCGACGCCATGCTCGCCCGGCTCGAAGCGCAGGTGGCCGAGCAGCAGCGGTTCGCGGCCAACGCCTCTCACGAGCTGCGGACTCCGCTCGCGATCACGCAGACCCTGCTGGAGGTCGCCGAGAACGATCCGCGGCGTGACGATGATGAGCTCATCGAACGCCTCCGCGTCGTCAACGCCCGAGCGATCGACCTCACCGAGGCGCTGCTCCTGCTCAGCCGCACCGACCAGCGGTCCTTCACCCGCACGCCGGTCGACCTGTCCCTCATCGCCGAGGAGGCCGCCGAGACGCTCCTCCCGCTCGCGGAGAAGCACGGCGTCGGCATCGAGACGTCGGGGGAGATCACCCCTGCCCTCGGATCGCACGCGCTCCTGCTGCAGCTGGCGACGAACCTCCTGCACAACGCCATCGTCCACAACCTGCCCGAGCACGGCACGGTGCACGTCGAGACCGGGGTCGATTCCGAGTCGGCGGTGCTGACCGTCGAGAACACGGGGGAGCAGCTCAGCCCGCAGCTCGTCTCCACGCTCACCGAGCCGTTCCAGCGCGGCACCGAGCGCATCCGCACCGACCACGCGGGGGTCGGCCTCGGGCTGGCCATCGTCGCGAGCATCACCCGGGCGCACGACGGGACGCTCGACATCGCCGCCCGCCCCGACGGTGGGCTGCGGGTCACGGTGCGGCTCCCCGCGGCATCCGTCACGGCGACGCACGCAGCGGTCGACGCCGACCGGCGCTGAGGACCGGGCTCCCGGAGAAGTCCCCGTGCGTCGCCCCGTGCGAATTCGGGTGCGGCGCGACCATTAGGATAGCCTTACCTACCGCTGTGAGGAATCCATCTATGCGTCCCCTGCTCCGTGCTGCCCTCGTTCCGCTCGCCGCCGTGCCGCTCCTGCTCGCGGGCTGCGCCACGGGAGGAGGAGCCGCGCCCGACGACGCGCTCGTCGTCTACAACGCGCAGCACGAGCAGCTCACGGAGGAGTGGGTCGCGGCCTTCACCGAGGAGACGGGGATCGACGTCGTGCTCCGCAACGGCGGCGACAGCGAGCTGGCGAACCAGCTCGTCGCCGAGGGATCGGCGTCGCCCGCCGACGTGTTCCTCACCGAGAACTCGCCCGCCATGTCGCTCGTCGAGGAGGCGGGCCTGTTCGCGCCCGTCGACGAGTCCACGCTCGAGCTCGTGCCCGAGCAGTACCGACCCTCCACGGGGGCGTGGACGGGCATCGCCGCCCGCTCGACCGTGCTCGTCTACAACCCGTCGCTCATCACCGAGGCCGAGCTGCCGGCCTCGCTCATGGACCTCCAGCAGCCCGAGTGGAAGGGTCGCTGGGGCGCGGCGCCGAGCGGTGCCGACTTCCAGGCCATCGTCTCGGCCGTGCTCGAGACGCAGGGCGAGGACGCTACCAGCGCGTGGCTCGAGGGCATGCACGAGAACGCGACCATCTACCGCAACAACATCGCGACGATGAAGGCCGTCAACGCGGGCGAGGTGCCAGTCGGCGTGATCTACCACTACTACTGGTACCGCGACCAGGACGAGACGGCCGAGAACAGCGGCAACACCGAGCTGCACTACTTCGGCAACCAGGACCCCGGTGCGTTCGTGAGCGTCTCGGGCGGCGGCGTGCTGGAGTCGAGCGAGCGCGCCGAGGAGGCGCAGGAGTTCCTCGCGTGGCTCGCCGGCACCGAGGGTCAGACGATCCTCGGCGAGGGCTACAGCTTCGAGTACCCCGTCAGCTCGGGGGTGCCCGCACGTGAGCCGCTCCCGGCGCTCGACTCCCTCGGCGCTCCCGCGATCGACCCCTCGAAGCTGAACGGCCCCCAGGTCATCGACCTCATGACGGAAGCCGGACTCCTCTGACCCAGACGGCGACGACACGAGCACCGGCGACGGTCGCCGACCGGAGGCGACCGCCCGCCGGACTCGTCGTGCTCGTCGCCGTCCTCGGCGCCGCCGCGCTCATCCCCGTCGGCTACGTCGTCCAGGTCGCCGTCGAGATGGGGTGGCAGCAGCTCGCCGAGCTCGTGTTCCGCCCCCGCGTGGGCGAACTGCTCGTGAACACGGTCCTGCTGGTCGTGCTGGGCGTGCCGCTGACCGTCGTGCTCGGCGTCGGCGGAGCCTGGCTGGTCGAGCGCACGGCCCTCCCGGCCCGGCGCCTGTTCGCCGTGCTGCTCGTCGTGCCCCTGACGATCCCCGCGTTCGTCGCGAGCTACGGCTGGGCGAGCGCGATCCCGTCGATCAACGGACTCGGGGGCGGCCTGCTCGTCGCCGTGCTGGCCTACTACCCGCTGGTGTACCTGCCGGCGCTCGCCGCGCTCCGCGGCCTCGACCCGGCGCTCGAGGAGTCGGCGCGATCACTGGGCATGGGTTCCTGGGCGGTGTTCGTCCGCGTCGTCCTCCCGCAGCTGCGGCTCGCGATGCTCGGCGGTGGCCTGGTCGTTGCCCTCCACCTCCTCGCCGAGTACGGCGCGTTCGCGTTTCTCCGCTTCGAGACGTTCACCACCGCGATCGTCGTCGCCTACCAGTCGAGCTTCGCCGGCCCCAACGCCGCGGCGCTCGGCGTCGTGCTCGCGCTGCTCTGCTTCGTCGTGCTCCTCGTCGAGGCCACCGCACGCGGTCGCCTGCGCTACGCCCGGGTCGGCGGCGGCTCGCCGCATCCGGCACCCCGGCTCGGCCTCGGCCGCGCGACGCCACCGGTGGTCCTCGCGCTCGTCGCGCTGGCGG is a genomic window containing:
- a CDS encoding group I truncated hemoglobin, yielding MNANRDEQSDNQARSDYDAVGGRPAVAAVVDRFYVLILDDDRLRGYFDGVEMDRLKRHQTALVSQVMGGPVEYSGRQLRTVHQGKGISTDAFAAVAGHLVTALTEAGVEPAIIDRTVTAVAGTAPDIIENDTAAG
- a CDS encoding globin domain-containing protein, whose amino-acid sequence is MDTAALKRTWAAAESLGDEVPLFFYSHLFLSHPELRGMFPVSMATQRDRLVGALGRIVSSVDELDEVVGFIEQLGRDHRRFEVIAAHYNAVGASLLATLKHFLGDGWTDEVAADWAEAYGLIATVMVKAAEESESTSPASWGGHVTAVDRRGMDLTVIQVRPEPQLAFEPGQSVAVEIPARPRLWRYLSPANAPRADGSVEFHIQMVPGGQVSSSMVRHLEAGETIRIGAPVGQELTLDEDERRRDLIMVAGGTGLAPLRSHLERIDLEWQATGQAPQVHLFHGARLPWNLYENRLLKNLSARPWFTYTPVVSDDPSYPGRKGLVGDVAAEDGSLHGRLALVCGSPEMVRHTVSRLRAAGIAPTDVRFEQFATLDEDSHELHHHTHDPEPARLPGSE
- a CDS encoding DivIVA domain-containing protein; the encoded protein is MSQNETDPDTLADSGADSGSGPEHDLAVAVSHLPDPHSVEFTMKIRGGAYDRLEVDNFMRDLATAIAEVKAAAASTRQELAELRAQKTTQSASGPDSDDEITAGAVGLLTQAQLIADKAVADAEQYARDLVLTARSQYREILERAESTASQAATATIPAEHVPPVPEIEYVRTYAQVAQIQLRSVLEALTEQVDRLGSLPQPSADAGAAPADADAATDEDEGPTGEPDWAPSASGSTAAESH
- a CDS encoding VanZ family protein, with the translated sequence MTGWRSRTRTVLVALLAVYLVLLVWLVLWKLEVPWVGDDGRRVIKLVPFVPGDGTGASRPLEVVANLLLFVPFGVYLRLLAPSWSWWRAAGVFASASLGLEIAQYVLAVGSSDVTDVIVNTAGGLAGIGVVAAAGRRLEGRTAAVMVRACSIATVLALVASAVVTASPLRYGSPGTGPSLDRTLPAQQHPTSSD
- a CDS encoding M15 family metallopeptidase; translated protein: MSRSTTARRRLRRTLAFLAVGLAVATAAVVGASAAQSPPSSATSFGEIPRGDLPGPAADGAATEADGAMTEADGVLPDGVTVFDDRYAGVANLDAELLRALRDAATDASADGLEFLVNSGWRSTEYQDRLLREAVSTYGSEAEAARWVATADTSAHVSGDAVDLGATDAAWLSEFGAAYGLCPTYDNEPWHYELRPEAVGSGCPATFADPTQDPRMQQ
- a CDS encoding response regulator transcription factor encodes the protein MRVLVVEDEPFMAEAIRDGLRLEAIAADIAGDGDTALELLGINAYDIAVLDRDIPGPSGDEIARRIVASGSGMPILMLTAADRLDDKASGFELGADDYLTKPFELRELVLRLRALDRRRAVSRPPVREIAGLRLDPFRREVFRDGRYVALTRKQFAVLEVLVAAEGGVVSAEELLERAWDENADPFTNAVRITVSALRKRLGEPWLIATMPGVGYRIDTGPASAGEGGGHG
- a CDS encoding sensor histidine kinase codes for the protein MARAPGLSVRFKLTLSYAGFLMVAGAALLAVVWLFLLRYVPPEAIQTIGGFVPGRDDLVRAFVPAAAWALCFLLVFGLLGGWLLAGRMLAPLARITSATRSAASGSLSHRIELEGRQDEFHELADSFDAMLARLEAQVAEQQRFAANASHELRTPLAITQTLLEVAENDPRRDDDELIERLRVVNARAIDLTEALLLLSRTDQRSFTRTPVDLSLIAEEAAETLLPLAEKHGVGIETSGEITPALGSHALLLQLATNLLHNAIVHNLPEHGTVHVETGVDSESAVLTVENTGEQLSPQLVSTLTEPFQRGTERIRTDHAGVGLGLAIVASITRAHDGTLDIAARPDGGLRVTVRLPAASVTATHAAVDADRR
- a CDS encoding iron ABC transporter substrate-binding protein; translation: MRPLLRAALVPLAAVPLLLAGCATGGGAAPDDALVVYNAQHEQLTEEWVAAFTEETGIDVVLRNGGDSELANQLVAEGSASPADVFLTENSPAMSLVEEAGLFAPVDESTLELVPEQYRPSTGAWTGIAARSTVLVYNPSLITEAELPASLMDLQQPEWKGRWGAAPSGADFQAIVSAVLETQGEDATSAWLEGMHENATIYRNNIATMKAVNAGEVPVGVIYHYYWYRDQDETAENSGNTELHYFGNQDPGAFVSVSGGGVLESSERAEEAQEFLAWLAGTEGQTILGEGYSFEYPVSSGVPAREPLPALDSLGAPAIDPSKLNGPQVIDLMTEAGLL
- a CDS encoding ABC transporter permease, giving the protein MLVAVLGAAALIPVGYVVQVAVEMGWQQLAELVFRPRVGELLVNTVLLVVLGVPLTVVLGVGGAWLVERTALPARRLFAVLLVVPLTIPAFVASYGWASAIPSINGLGGGLLVAVLAYYPLVYLPALAALRGLDPALEESARSLGMGSWAVFVRVVLPQLRLAMLGGGLVVALHLLAEYGAFAFLRFETFTTAIVVAYQSSFAGPNAAALGVVLALLCFVVLLVEATARGRLRYARVGGGSPHPAPRLGLGRATPPVVLALVALAVASSVVPLVSVIRWALVTDAASWAPVVDATVQTLLLAVGGAVAALAVALPAAWLSARYPGRVARTLEGAYYFASSLPAIIVALALVTVTLRVLPGLYQTVATVIAAYVVIFLPRALVSVRAGIAQVPESLEEAARSLGTSPFVAKLRVTGPLLLPSLAAGGALVALGAANELTATLLLAPTGTTTVATGFWAAASAVDYPAAAPYALTLVLLSIPAVALMLAQVKARRTP